Proteins encoded by one window of Polaribacter haliotis:
- the aspS gene encoding aspartate--tRNA ligase, translating to MYRSHSCGELRDSHINTEVTLAGWVQKSRDKGFMIWVDLRDRYGITQLMFDEERTPKEMMEKAKSLGREFVIQVTGTVIERESKNSKMPTGNVEVLVSKLEILNASVTPPFTIEDETDGGEDIRMKYRYLDIRRNPVKDSLIFRHKVSMEVRKYLSDQEFIEVETPYLIKSTPEGARDFVVPSRMNEGQFYALPQSPQTFKQLLMVGGMDKYFQIVKCFRDEDLRADRQPEFTQIDCEMAFVEQEDILNIFEGLTRHLLKEVNNVEVEKFPRMLYDDAMRLYGNDKPDIRFGMEFAELNSVTQHKDFGVFNNAELVVGIAVPGGNSYTRKEIDNIIKWVKRPQVGALGMIYCRVNEDGTFKSSVDKFYDQEDLAKWVEATGAKPGDLVCVLSGETNKVRAQLSALRMELAERLGLRDPKIFAPLWVIDFPLLELDEETGHYHAMHHPFTSPKPGQMELLDTDPGAVKANAYDLVLNGNEIGGGSIRIHDKQMQATMLKHLGFSEEDAKAQFGFLMDAFEYGAPPHGGLAFGLDRLVAILGGQETIRDFIAFPKNNSGRDVMIDAPAFIDDEQLKELSLKLNIQE from the coding sequence ATGTATAGAAGTCATTCTTGTGGCGAGTTAAGAGATTCGCATATAAATACAGAAGTAACCTTAGCAGGTTGGGTACAAAAATCTCGTGATAAAGGGTTTATGATTTGGGTTGATTTACGTGATAGATACGGAATTACGCAATTAATGTTTGATGAAGAACGCACGCCAAAAGAAATGATGGAGAAAGCAAAATCTTTGGGAAGAGAGTTTGTGATTCAGGTAACTGGAACTGTTATTGAGCGTGAGTCGAAAAACAGTAAAATGCCAACTGGAAATGTAGAAGTTTTGGTTTCTAAATTAGAAATATTAAACGCATCTGTAACTCCACCTTTTACTATTGAAGATGAAACTGATGGTGGAGAAGACATTAGAATGAAATACAGATACTTGGATATTAGAAGAAATCCGGTAAAAGACAGTTTAATTTTCCGTCATAAAGTTTCGATGGAAGTTCGAAAATACTTGTCTGATCAAGAATTTATTGAAGTTGAAACCCCATATTTAATAAAATCTACGCCAGAAGGCGCAAGAGATTTTGTGGTTCCAAGTAGAATGAATGAAGGTCAGTTTTACGCATTGCCACAATCTCCACAAACATTCAAACAACTATTAATGGTTGGTGGAATGGATAAATATTTTCAGATTGTAAAATGTTTTAGAGATGAAGATTTACGTGCAGACAGACAACCAGAATTTACACAAATTGACTGTGAAATGGCGTTTGTTGAGCAAGAAGATATTCTAAATATTTTTGAAGGATTAACGCGTCATTTACTAAAAGAAGTAAATAATGTTGAAGTAGAGAAGTTTCCAAGAATGTTATATGATGATGCAATGCGTTTGTACGGAAATGACAAACCAGATATCCGTTTTGGGATGGAATTTGCTGAATTAAATTCAGTTACACAACACAAAGATTTTGGCGTTTTTAACAATGCTGAATTAGTTGTTGGTATTGCTGTTCCTGGAGGAAATTCTTACACAAGAAAAGAAATTGACAATATTATAAAATGGGTTAAAAGACCACAAGTGGGTGCTTTAGGAATGATTTATTGTCGTGTAAATGAAGATGGAACATTCAAATCTTCTGTAGATAAATTCTACGACCAAGAAGATTTAGCAAAATGGGTTGAAGCTACAGGTGCAAAACCTGGAGATTTAGTTTGTGTTTTGTCTGGAGAAACAAATAAAGTTAGAGCACAATTATCTGCTTTAAGAATGGAATTAGCAGAGCGTTTAGGATTGAGAGATCCAAAAATATTTGCACCACTTTGGGTTATTGATTTTCCATTATTGGAATTAGATGAAGAAACTGGACATTATCATGCAATGCATCATCCATTTACTTCTCCAAAACCTGGGCAAATGGAATTATTAGACACAGATCCTGGAGCTGTAAAAGCAAATGCTTATGATTTGGTGTTGAATGGAAATGAAATTGGTGGAGGTTCAATTCGTATTCACGATAAGCAAATGCAAGCAACTATGTTGAAGCATTTAGGTTTTTCTGAAGAAGATGCAAAAGCACAATTTGGTTTCTTAATGGATGCATTCGAATATGGAGCACCACCTCATGGAGGTTTGGCTTTTGGTTTGGATAGATTGGTTGCCATTTTAGGTGGACAAGAAACAATTCGTGATTTTATTGCATTTCCAAAGAATAATTCTGGAAGAGATGTTATGATTGATGCGCCTGCATTTATTGATGACGAACAATTGAAAGAATTAAGCTTGAAATTGAATATTCAGGAATAA
- a CDS encoding cupin domain-containing protein codes for MSVINIQEKFNLFSDHWSPKKIGELNGQQILLAKLKGEFVFHKHDNEDELFMVIKGTLDIEFRDKTITLNEGEFYIVPKGVEHKPIAKEEVHIVLFEPLSIKHTGDIIADITVEEYESI; via the coding sequence ATGAGTGTAATTAATATTCAAGAGAAATTCAATTTATTTTCAGACCATTGGTCGCCAAAGAAAATAGGAGAATTAAACGGACAACAAATATTATTAGCCAAATTAAAAGGAGAATTCGTTTTTCATAAGCACGATAATGAAGACGAGTTATTTATGGTTATTAAAGGAACTTTAGATATCGAGTTTCGTGATAAAACGATTACTTTAAACGAAGGCGAATTTTACATTGTTCCTAAAGGAGTAGAACACAAACCTATTGCAAAAGAAGAAGTACATATTGTTTTATTTGAACCTTTAAGTATAAAACACACAGGAGATATTATTGCAGATATTACTGTTGAAGAATATGAATCGATATAA